The Lates calcarifer isolate ASB-BC8 unplaced genomic scaffold, TLL_Latcal_v3 _unitig_2032_quiver_898, whole genome shotgun sequence genome contains a region encoding:
- the LOC108891818 gene encoding barrier-to-autointegration factor, producing MSTTSQKHRDFVGEPMGDKSVTALSGIGEILGKKLEEQGFDKAYVVLGQFLLLKKDTEMFTEWLRDASGANSRQAGSCAQCLREWCDAFL from the exons ATGTCCACCACGTCTCAGAAGCACCGGGACTTTGTCGGGGAGCCGATGGGAGATAAATCGGTGACGGCTCTGTCGGGGATCGGAGAGATTCTGgggaagaagctggaggagcagggcTTCGATAAG GCCTACGTGGTTCTGGGTCAGTTCCTGCTGCTGAAGAAAGACACGGAGATGTTCACCGAGTGGCTCAGAGACGCCAGCGGGGCGAACTCCCGTCAGGCCGGATCCTGTGCTCAGTGCCTGAGGGAGTGGTGCGACGCCTTCCTCTGA